A window from Candidatus Arthromitus sp. SFB-rat-Yit encodes these proteins:
- a CDS encoding ABC transporter ATP-binding protein, which yields MLSLFKYLKKYKFMILLIFFLIFAQSMMELLLPNIMSKVVDEGIVNKDMGIIGIQALKMLVVISISIIVSLLSILLSSRISVKFGQEIRRRVFIKVQSFSSKEVDKFGVASLITRTTNDITQVQNMTLLMLRMMILGPMTAIGGLIVSMYTDIKLSIILLISIPILFIVVFMIGKKAIKLFSKIQKKLDKVNLISRENLTGIRVIRAFNKQKYEENRFDDANRDLSNSVTKAYRIFAKLIPIMFLIFYFNSLAVVWFGSYRVADSTLMVGDLIAFIQYSNQIMISLMIFFMLFAMIPKAISSAKRINEVLETDFSINDIENVKKLSDSNEVTLKFDNVSFSYNNTGEYDLENIDFECKSGDTVAIIGGTGSGKSTILNLISRFYEVTKGKILLNGVDIKDITQKELRESIGYVPQKAVLFSGTIRSNLKYGDESATDERFERALKIAQAHEFVSNLEDGIDSYVAQGGTNFSGGQKQRLSIARALVRDSKIYMFDDSFSALDFKTDSKLRAALKENIKNAIILIVGQRVTSVMHSDKIIVMDNGRVVGIGTHKELLNNCEVYREIAKSQLSEEELS from the coding sequence ATGTTATCTTTGTTTAAATATCTTAAAAAATATAAGTTCATGATTTTACTTATATTTTTTCTTATTTTCGCACAATCGATGATGGAATTATTGCTACCAAATATAATGTCAAAGGTTGTAGATGAAGGAATAGTAAATAAAGATATGGGAATCATAGGCATTCAGGCATTGAAAATGTTAGTGGTTATTTCGATTTCTATTATAGTATCTTTATTATCAATACTATTGTCATCTAGAATTTCTGTTAAATTTGGACAAGAAATAAGAAGAAGGGTATTTATTAAAGTTCAAAGTTTTTCTTCTAAAGAAGTAGATAAGTTTGGAGTTGCATCACTTATAACTAGAACAACTAATGATATAACTCAGGTTCAGAATATGACATTATTGATGTTAAGAATGATGATACTTGGACCTATGACTGCTATAGGTGGTTTGATTGTTTCAATGTATACAGATATTAAATTATCAATCATACTTTTGATATCAATACCGATACTTTTTATAGTTGTATTTATGATAGGGAAAAAGGCGATTAAGTTATTTTCTAAAATACAAAAGAAACTTGATAAAGTTAATTTGATTTCGAGAGAAAATTTAACGGGGATAAGAGTTATTAGAGCTTTTAATAAGCAAAAATATGAAGAAAATAGATTTGATGATGCAAATAGGGATTTGAGTAATTCGGTTACGAAGGCATATCGTATTTTTGCAAAGTTAATACCAATAATGTTTCTCATATTTTATTTTAACTCTTTAGCTGTTGTTTGGTTTGGAAGTTATAGAGTTGCTGATAGTACTCTTATGGTTGGAGATTTAATTGCATTTATACAATATTCAAATCAGATTATGATTTCACTTATGATATTTTTCATGCTTTTTGCGATGATACCGAAAGCTATTTCTTCTGCAAAACGTATAAATGAAGTTTTAGAAACAGATTTTTCTATAAATGATATAGAGAATGTTAAGAAACTAAGTGATTCAAATGAGGTTACTTTAAAATTTGATAATGTTAGTTTTTCTTATAATAATACTGGAGAATATGATCTTGAAAATATAGATTTTGAATGTAAGTCAGGTGATACAGTTGCGATAATTGGGGGTACAGGATCGGGTAAAAGTACTATATTAAATCTTATTTCAAGATTTTATGAAGTTACTAAAGGTAAAATACTTTTAAATGGAGTTGATATTAAAGATATAACTCAGAAAGAATTGAGGGAAAGTATAGGATATGTGCCCCAAAAGGCAGTATTATTTTCTGGTACTATAAGATCTAACTTGAAATATGGTGATGAATCTGCGACAGATGAAAGATTCGAGAGGGCTCTTAAGATTGCTCAAGCTCATGAGTTTGTTAGTAATCTTGAAGATGGAATTGATTCTTATGTAGCTCAAGGTGGAACTAATTTTTCTGGAGGACAGAAACAGAGATTGTCAATAGCAAGAGCTTTGGTTAGAGATTCAAAAATTTATATGTTTGATGATAGTTTCTCTGCATTGGATTTTAAAACAGATTCTAAATTGAGAGCTGCTCTTAAAGAGAATATAAAAAATGCAATCATTTTAATTGTAGGGCAAAGAGTAACTTCCGTAATGCATTCAGATAAAATTATTGTAATGGATAATGGTAGAGTTGTTGGAATAGGTACGCACAAAGAATTACTTAATAATTGTGAAGTATATAGAGAAATCGCAAAATCTCAATTATCAGAGGAGGAATTGTCATGA